The Kiritimatiellia bacterium genome has a window encoding:
- a CDS encoding YifB family Mg chelatase-like AAA ATPase, producing the protein MLATIRSGAVVGVDAVPVEIEVNAGGGDPKTILVGLPDTAVRESIDRVWTALANSGFPPPRGRTTINLAPADLRKEGPIYDLPIALGTLVATGALDGSRLEGLAAVGELALSGEVRRVRGVLPIAVGARRAGLRGILVPPENGEEAAVVEGLEVYPVDTLRDAADFLAGALQIPPLRLDAAQRFAESWQAAEDFADVKGQEFAKRAIEVAVAGGHNLLAIGPPGTGKTMLARRVPSILPPMTLEEALEVTKIHSIAGTLASHQPLVTTRPFRAPHHTISDAGLLGGGTHPMPGEVSLAHHGVLFLDELPEFHRNVLEVLRQPLEDGFVTISRAAAAVTFPCRFMLVAAMNPCPCGYFGDVQRECRCTPLQIQRYRNRISGPLLDRIDLHIEVPSVRYAELASLDRGEPSAAIRERVVAARRRQQERFRDIPGVHCNAAMRAAEVQRYARPDAAGGELLRAAVTDLHLSARAYDRILKVARTIADLDGSDEVRAAHVSEAIQYRTLDRQVWA; encoded by the coding sequence ACCGCGTGTGGACGGCGCTGGCCAACTCGGGGTTTCCGCCTCCCCGTGGTCGCACCACGATCAACCTGGCGCCCGCGGACCTGCGCAAGGAAGGACCGATCTACGATCTGCCGATCGCGCTGGGCACGCTGGTGGCCACCGGCGCGCTGGATGGCAGCCGGCTGGAGGGGCTGGCCGCCGTCGGCGAGCTGGCGCTCAGCGGCGAAGTGCGGCGCGTGCGCGGCGTGCTGCCGATCGCGGTCGGCGCCCGCCGCGCGGGGCTGCGGGGCATCCTTGTACCGCCGGAGAACGGCGAGGAGGCCGCGGTGGTGGAGGGGCTAGAGGTCTATCCGGTGGACACGCTGCGGGATGCGGCGGACTTTCTGGCGGGCGCTTTGCAGATCCCGCCGCTCCGACTCGATGCGGCCCAACGGTTCGCCGAGAGCTGGCAGGCCGCGGAGGACTTCGCCGACGTGAAGGGCCAGGAGTTCGCCAAGCGCGCGATCGAGGTCGCGGTCGCCGGCGGTCACAACCTGCTGGCGATCGGGCCACCGGGAACCGGCAAGACGATGCTCGCGCGGCGGGTACCCTCGATCCTGCCGCCAATGACGCTCGAAGAAGCGCTCGAGGTGACGAAGATCCACAGCATCGCCGGTACGCTGGCCTCGCACCAGCCGCTGGTGACAACCCGGCCGTTCCGCGCCCCGCACCACACCATCTCCGACGCGGGCCTGCTCGGCGGCGGCACCCATCCGATGCCCGGCGAGGTGAGCCTCGCGCATCACGGCGTGCTATTCCTCGACGAACTTCCGGAGTTTCACCGCAACGTGCTCGAGGTGCTGCGCCAACCACTCGAGGACGGGTTCGTGACGATTTCGCGCGCCGCCGCCGCGGTGACGTTCCCCTGCCGGTTCATGCTCGTCGCCGCGATGAACCCCTGCCCGTGCGGATACTTCGGCGACGTGCAGCGCGAATGTCGCTGCACCCCGCTGCAGATCCAGCGCTACCGCAACCGGATCTCCGGCCCGCTGCTGGACCGCATTGACCTGCACATCGAGGTGCCGTCGGTGCGCTACGCGGAGCTCGCCAGCCTCGACCGCGGCGAACCCTCCGCCGCGATCCGCGAGCGCGTGGTCGCCGCGCGCCGGCGCCAGCAGGAACGGTTCCGCGATATCCCCGGCGTCCACTGCAACGCCGCGATGCGAGCCGCGGAAGTGCAGCGGTACGCGCGGCCGGACGCGGCCGGCGGCGAGCTGCTGCGCGCGGCGGTGACGGACCTGCACCTGAGCGCGCGCGCCTACGACCGCATCCTGAAAGTCGCGCGAACGATCGCGGATCTCGACGGCTCCGACGAGGTGCGCGCGGCGCACGTGTCCGAGGCGATTCAGTACCGGACGCTGGACCGGCAGGTGTGGGCGTGA
- a CDS encoding N-acetylmuramoyl-L-alanine amidase, producing the protein MNRPAAAALLAVAGVAAAGESYVPLEALARSWSMTVTRSSKTLVELRGERTTLQFQPLTRQLRVNGTLVWLNDTVREDRGRWALNIADRVGTVEPILWPSRHLAGRSATLVLLDPGHGGDDPGASGPDGLLEKFLTLDLARRVRVHLANAGIRSMLTRDADRTLGLDERAALIRRHRAQVFVSLHFNTAASREICGVETFVLTPRGYQSTAGGESAAWRQSAFPGNRHDSANVVLAYQIQRSLRQWLGPAHDRGLRRARFQVLREATCPAVLVECGFLSHPATARRLRSAEYLDALAQRVALGVQDYVRLVRAAAPAR; encoded by the coding sequence GTGAACCGACCGGCCGCCGCCGCGCTGCTGGCCGTCGCTGGCGTCGCCGCGGCGGGCGAGTCGTACGTGCCGCTCGAGGCGCTCGCGCGCAGCTGGAGCATGACGGTCACGCGCTCGTCGAAGACGCTCGTCGAGCTGCGCGGCGAGCGGACCACCCTTCAGTTCCAGCCGCTCACCCGCCAGCTCCGCGTGAACGGCACGCTCGTGTGGTTGAACGATACCGTCCGCGAGGACCGCGGCCGCTGGGCGCTCAACATCGCCGACCGCGTCGGCACGGTTGAGCCGATCCTGTGGCCGAGCCGCCATCTGGCGGGCCGCTCCGCCACACTCGTGCTGCTGGATCCGGGCCACGGGGGCGACGACCCGGGCGCGTCCGGTCCGGACGGCCTGCTGGAAAAGTTTCTCACGCTCGACCTCGCGCGTCGTGTACGGGTGCACCTCGCAAACGCGGGCATTCGCTCGATGCTCACGCGCGACGCGGACCGCACGCTCGGGCTCGACGAGCGCGCCGCACTGATCCGGCGGCACCGCGCGCAGGTGTTCGTGAGCCTCCACTTCAACACCGCCGCGTCGCGCGAGATCTGCGGCGTCGAGACCTTTGTGCTGACGCCGCGCGGCTACCAGTCCACCGCCGGCGGTGAGAGCGCGGCCTGGCGGCAGAGCGCATTTCCGGGGAACCGTCACGACAGCGCGAACGTGGTGCTCGCCTATCAGATTCAACGCTCGCTGCGGCAGTGGCTGGGGCCCGCGCACGACCGCGGACTCCGGCGCGCACGTTTTCAGGTGCTGCGCGAGGCGACCTGCCCCGCGGTGCTGGTCGAGTGCGGCTTCCTCAGCCACCCCGCGACCGCCCGGCGGCTGCGCTCGGCGGAATATCTGGATGCGCTCGCGCAACGCGTCGCGCTCGGCGTCCAGGACTA